The window ACGGCTACGAGGAGGACAATTTTCTGCGTGAGGAGGCGATCGACCACATCATCGGCAGCCTCAAGGGCAGCCGCATGTCTGATCGCATGATCGGCATCCGTGAGGAAGGCCGCGTCATGGTGTTCAATAAGTAAGCCGTCCGGCAAAAAGAAAATATGACGCAAGCGGCAGGAGTGCCGCTTGTCGTTTGTTGAAGGCGCGTGAGTACGAGAACGTGTCCACAAGATTCGTGCCCGTGGGGAAGACCTCGGGCGCACGAGAGGTGGTTATGTTTTGAGAGTCATGCTGGTTGGAGATGTTTGCGGCAGAGCGGGCAGGGAGGCGTTCAGTCGCTTCACACCGGGAATCCGCAAGGAAAAGGCGGTGGACATCGTCATCGTCAACGGGGAAAATTCTGCGGGGGGCAAGGGGTTTACGCGCAAGTCGCTCGATGCGCTCTACCATGGGGGCGCCGACGTCGTGACGTCGGGCAATCATGTCTGGGACAAGAAGGACGTTTTGGAGTTCATCGACGACGAGCCTTTTCTCATCCGACCCGCCAATTACCCAGACGGAGCGCCGGGGAAAGGCTATTGCATCTATCCTCATCGCGCGAAGAACATCGCCGTCATCAATATGTCCGGCCGCGTCTTCATGCCCGATATGGATTGTCCGTTTCAAAAGATCGAGAGAATCCTGCGCGAGATTCGTGACGAGGCGGACGTCATCTTTCTCGATTTCCATGCGGAGGCGACTTCGGAGAAGGCTGCGATGGGCTGGTATCTCGACGGACGCGTCAATGCCGTCGTCGGCACACATACGCATGTGCAGACGGCGGACGAGCGCCTTCTGCCGGGCGGTACCGCCTATATCACGGATCTCGGCATGACGGGGCCGTGGGACTCGGTGCTCGGCGTGCGCGTCGACCGCGTGCTGGAGAAGTTTACGACGTGCCGCCCCGTGCGCTTTGAGGTGGCGGAAGGCCCTGTCGTCTACAGTGCCGTGATCGTCGAGGTGGACGATGCGACGAATCGGACGCTCTCCATCGAGCGCATCATGAAGAAGGGCTAGAAGAGCGCGGATAAAATGAAAATGGACGGCTGAATTTATCCGTGCTTCCTTGGCAGCAGGATTTTTCTTTTTTGTATAGAATACATGGAGAGATAAGGTGTACGGTTCTTCTGATAATGAATGAAAAATCTGAATCGGCAGAAAGACGCTGCAGGGATTTTTGGGAGGGAAGGCGATCATGGAAGTCTTGAAGGTTTCAGCGAGGTCGAATCCGAACGCTGTCGCGGGGGCTTTGGCCGGAGTCATTCGGGAATCAGGCGCGGCCGAGATGCAGGCGGTCGGCGCAGGCGCCCTGAATCAGGCCGTCAAGGCAATCGCCATTGCGCGCGGCTTTGTCGCGCCGCACGGCATCGATCTTGTCTGCGTTCCTGCTTTCGCCGATATCGAGATCGACGGCGAGGAGCGCACGGCGATCAAACTCATCGTAGAGCCGCGTTGAGGGCTTTGCATGGGTTCAGCAAGGGAGTGAGGTTCCAGTGTCCAGCGATCTGCATACGCATACGTCATATTCCGACGGAAAGATGACGCCCGAGGAGCTTGTGGCGGCGGCGAAGGAAGCGGGGCTTCGCTACATCGCAATCACGGATCATGATACCGTGGACGGCGTCACGCATCTTTATGAGGAAGGGCTTTTGCCTGCGAAGGGCATCGGCATCATACCGGGCATTGAGTTCAGCGCCCATCATGAAAAGCGGGAAATCCATATCCTCGGCTACAATGTCGACATCTATCGCCGCGATCTCCTCGACCGCCTGAACGATGTGGGAGAGGCGCGTTGGAGTCGCTTCGCTGAGATGGTGGAGAAGCTGCAGGAGCTTGGCTACGGCATTACGGAAACGGATGTGCTGAAGGTAGCAGGCACGAGCAAATCCATCAGCCGCTCGCACATCGGACGGGCTCTCGTGCTCAAAGGCTGTTTTTCCAGCGTACGCGAGGCGTTCGATGCTGTGCTTTCCAAAGGCCGTCCCGCTTATGTTTCACACTATCGCCTAGAGCCGGAAGAAATCGTCGCGCTGATCAAGAATGCGGGCGGTACGCCCGTCCTCGCTCATCCGAAGCTTGTCGGTGACGACGCGCTCGTCGAGCATGTGCTCGACCTCGGCATCGAGGGCATTGAGGCATTTTATCCGCAGCACGATACGGTCGATACGCAGCGCTATCTCGGTATGGCGGAGCGCCGCCATCTGCTCGTGACGGGCGGCTCGGACTTCCACGGCTTTGCTTCGCGCTATCCGCAGGAACTTGGCATCTTCACGGTGGAGGATTCATTCGCGGAGAAGCTGTATAAGCCGAGAATGAATCTTTAGAGAGACCGACTGTCCTTTTTGCAAGGATTTCGCAGGAAAATTCCCTCGCTTTAGTTTCTTAAAGAAGCAGGAGAGAAAGATATGGACGTCATAGCATTCGTAGGTCCGAGCGGCACAGGCAAGAGTCACCGCGCCTTGCTCGTGGCGCATCAGCATCAGGCGGACGCCATCATTGATGACGGCATCCTGATCAAGGACGGCAAGATCGTCGCCGGTTCTTCCGCCAAGATGGAGAAGAGCAAAATCATGGCGGTGCGCCGCGCCATTTTCGTTCTGCCCGGACATGCGGAAGAAGTGCGTTCTGCTATCGCCGAGTGCAGGCCGCATCGCATCCTCATCCTTGGGACTTCCGAGAACATGGTCTATAAGATCGTGCGCATACTGAAACTGCCGACGATCGAACAGATCATCCACATCGAAGACATCGCGACGCAGCGTGAGATGCAAAAAGCGCGGGACAGCCGACTGAAGCAGGGCAAGCACATCATACCCGTTCCGACGATCGAGCTGAAGCCTCATGCTTCGGGCTTCCTCATCGATCCCATCCAGTCCTTTTTCCGCCGCAACCGCACGCGTCGCCGCAAACTCGGCGAGAAGTCCATCGTGCGCCCGGTGTTCAGCTATTATGGCAAGCTCATCATCGACGATCTGGCAATTCGCGAGATGGTCGTGCGCATCGTGCATGAGAAGGAATACATCTCGGAGGTCGGTTCTGTGCGCGTGCGCCACGTCTGGAAAGGCGACGAGGATCGCGGCCTTGAGATTTCCTGTTCCGTCGTGCTGACCTACGGCAGCCATATTCCGACACTCATCAAGGAGACGCAGCAGCGTGTGAGAACGAAGGTCGAATACATGACGGGACTTTTCGTGCGCGAGGTCGACATCATGGTGCAGGCGCTTTATATCGAAGCGTAATCTGTACGCGCAACGTTCGCTTTGTGGACGTTGTGCGCCGCCTGCTCATCGAGAAGAAAGGCGCTCCCCTTACTCTTCGAGGGGGAGCGCCTTTTTCCATGCTTTTACGAGATCGTCGAAGCGCCAGCGCGCGTTGGCTGCGCTCGTCGAGGGCAGCGCATGAAAGGTGAGATCGTCGCGTTTCAGGAGCGACTTGTTGGCACGGCGAAAAGTATCGGCCGATTTGCCGCCGTTCAGGCAGAAGGTGGAGAGGCGCGGATAATGCGCGAGGAGCGCGGTGAAGTCGTTGGGCTTTGCCGCGCGAATCGCTGAGTCCAAGCTGCCTTCGCGCTCGCATGAGGCGATGGAGTCCCAAAGCGCGATATGGTGGCGGAGCAGCATTTGAAGCCGCGCCGTATAGTCCTGCGGTGGCTCACCGCCCTCCAACAGATACGCCATGAGCCGCCAGAAGCGATTCTGCGGGTAGGCGTAGTATTGCTGCGCCCTGAGCGACGCCGCGCCCGGCATTGAGCCGAGAATGATATGCGTACAGTTTGCGTCGATGCTCGGAGGAAAGCCGACGCAGGTGAAGGAAGAAGCGGGCATGAGCAGGACTCCTTTGCAGTGGAATTTGACGAATCTGCCTTTACGTCGTATAATAAGCGTAGAAAGGGTGCTACTGGTAACGGTCAGCCCCGCTAGAGAAATTTGGGTTAAGAAAGCCCGCCTCTTCCGGCAAAGACTAGGCGGGTTTTCTTATGCTTTCAGAACGATAAGGATGAAAAGCGTTACCAAGAGCAACGCAATCAAATCATTAATCGCCATAAGCAACGCCCCCTTTCGAGGGCTAAGAATCGACCGCCACCGTTGTAGTAGCACCGTCTATATTATAGCACACATCCAATATTCATGGAAAGATTCCCGAAAAGGAAGCGCCTTAAGGAATTCTCCGATTCTTTCGACATAGAAATTGGAGGTGTTTTCTATGAACATGATCGAGAAACTTGGCGGGCATGGTCTCGCATCTGCTGTAGGCGCGGTGCACAAGAAGAAGTCCGAGGCGGCACAGGATGCTTTTTCCGCCATCCTGCGGCAGATGGAAACGGGCGGCGGTGCGCCTCGCGGCGAAAATTCTGGCGATAAGAACGAGGAAGAAACGACGACCGTGACGAAGGTGATGGCAGACGGTTCCGTGCTCGTCACCGTCTATCGTGGGACGGAAATCATTTCGGAGAACAAGACGAAGGCAACGACTGCCGAGAAGGATTCGACGGTCATCAGCACGAGGACAGAGCACATTGGGGGCGCGAAAGAAGCTGAGTTGAACGGTCGAACTGGTGCTGCGAGCGGAGCGAGTGCAGCGATGCTTCTGCAGTCGTTGGGCTGAGCATAGCTTTCATAAGAGACGAAGCGAAGGGGCTGCCTTTTGGCAGCCCCTTGTCGTTCTCGCCGAAGTGCATTGACAAGCCGAGAGTTTTGCGGTAGCATAGGCGGTGAAACAGTGTATTCATAATTTCATGAAGGACAGCGGAAAATCTCCGCTGTGGAGCAGGTACCCGCAAGGGTTTAAGAGAAAATCCGGATATGCCGGAGCGGTCCCGCCACTGTGAGGGGAGCGAAGCTGCAAGGATGTCACTGGGGCGTTGCCCTGGGAAGGCGCAGCCGAGCGATGAACCGAGCCAGGAGAACTGCCTGCTTGACAATCACCGTTTGACCTGCGATCGATGGGAAGGGGATTCTTCTGTGCCTGTGTGCGCCTTCGTGCCGCTGTAGGAGGGAGCTTTTCTCTTCGAGGGAGGAAGGCTCTTTTTTATGGATGATTTTCCTCGCAGAAAGTTGGATTTCACCGCTATCGAAGCTTTGTCGTAGGCGGTGGGAGGAGGAACGGGCTTGAAGAAAAGTTTCTTTGCCATAGTCCTAGTCGTTGTCTGCCTGCTGCTGACGGCGTGTCGTACAGCGCCGGAGGCGGCGCAGGGCGGCGCGGGAAGCTATACGGTCACGGACAGCCAAGGTACGGTCGTCACCGTGCCTGCGCGGCCACATCGCATTGTCACGCTTTCGATGAGCACGGACGAGGTCATGCTCGGTCTTGTGCCGCCCGAGGATATGGCGGCGGTAAACGGCCTCCTCGACGATCCTGTAAGCTCGAATGTTGTGGATCTTGCGAAGAAGGTGGAAAAGCGCGTCGGCAATCCGACAGTTGAAGAACTCGTCGCACTCTCGCCCGATCTCGTCATCGTGCCTAACTGGGGGGATCTCGCCATCGTGCCGTCACTTCGTGAAGCGGGGCTTACCGTCGTCGTCTGCAAGGGCGCGAGGAATCTCGCCGAGATCAAGGAGACGATCGTGCTTCTCGCACAGGCGGCAGGCGTGCCCGAGCGCGGGGAGAAGCTCCTTGCGATGATGGACGAGCATCTCAAAGGCATAGAGAAGAAGGTCAGCGCCATCCCCGAGAGCGAGCGCAAGACCGTCGTCTTGATTTCCTTGATGTCGGGTTATGGCGGCATCGGCTCCAGCTTTGACGACGCCTGCCGTTATGCGGGCGTGAAGAACGGCAGGTCGGCGCTCGGCATCCGCGACGGGCAGGTCATGACGAAGGAGCAGCTCGTCGAGATCAATCCCGACATCCTCTTCGTGCCGACGTACAACGACCATGGGAAATTTGACGTCGACAAGTTCCGCAAGGAATACTTCGATGATCCGTCTCTGCAGACGGTCAAGGCCATCCGCGAACATCGCCTCGAAGAGCCGACGGAAGCCTATATCTACAACTGCTCGCAGGACTTCGTGCTCGGCGTGCAGGAAATCGCCTATCGCGCATACGGAGACGCTTTCGCCCAAGGGCGTGAAGAGCATCTCTCGGCGGTGGAATAAGGATTCATCAAATCATCAAGGAGGAGAAAAGAGCATGAAGAGCAAGAAAATCTACGGCAAGGATTGTTTGACAAGGAAGGTGTTGGCGGCTTTTTTTGCGTCGAGTCTCTGCTGTGCACCAGTGTTCGCGGCAGAAAGCGACGCGGCTGATGAAGCGACGGATAATGCAGTGAACGATCTCGGCGCGACCGTCGTGACGGCGGAGCGCATACCGACGGAGCGCATGGATACGCCTGCCAACGTCACGGTCATCACGGCGAAGGAAATCGCCGCGAACCACTATGCGACCGTCGGCGAGGCGGTCGAGCATGTGAACGGCGTGACCGTCACGCGCATGGGCGGACAGCAGCAGGAATTGGTGCGTCTCAATGGGGATGGCCGAGTGCTTCTTCTTGTGGACGGAGAAAGGCTCAATAATGAGCAGGGGACTTCTACAGGGCGTTCCAGTGTTGATCTCAATATGATTCCTTCGATGAAGAACATCCAGCGCATTGAGATCGTCAAGGGCGGCGCTTCGGCGCTTTACGGCAGCGATGCCGTGGGCGGCGTCATCAACATCATCACGAAGAAGGGCGTGAAGAACGAGACGACCGTCGACCTCAGCACGGGCTCGTGGAAGACGCACAGCATCGAGCTGACGAATCAGGGCACCGACGGCAACTACAGCTGGTTCGTGACGGGCGCCATGACGAACGGCGGCAACTTCGACTACAACTACAGAGGCTCGGGCTATACGATGAACAGCAGCGACTACCGCAACCGCAGCTTCTCCGTGCGTCTCGACGGCAAGATCGACGAGCGCAGCTCGGCGCATATCTACTACGGTCATCGCTCGGTCAATGCGGCGCAGTATAGCAGCACAGGAGCGTCATCCACATCGAGTGGTAAGCTGACGGAGGTGTTCAACAATGTCAGCGCTTCTTACCGCTTCAAGGAAGGTACGGCGGCGCCGGGCTTCCTGCGCGTCTTTAACAACTATAAGACCGCGACACAGGGCTCGGAGTTCAATGCGCTCCTTTGGGGCTTTGACTACCAGAACGGCTGGCAGCTCGATGATAAGAATACGCTGATTGCCGGTGCAGAGTGGCATCAGAGCGATTCCTCGAATGAAAGCGAAGGACACTATAAAGGTAAGGGCATTACCAATAAAGCACTCTACGTGCAGGACACGATGAAGCTCGGCAAACTGTCGTTTGTGCCCGGCGTGCGCGTCGACAATCACAGCATGTTCGGCACGCATTGGACGCCGAAGGCAGCGCTGAACTATCGTCCCGATGATGCGACGCAGTTCTATGCTTCGTGGGGCAAGGTGTTCAAGGCGCCGACGGCAGACGATCTTTATTATAACGACGCATATGGACTGCATGGCAACCCAAACCTTGAGCCGGAAACAGGTTGGACGGCAACGGTTGGTATGAATCACAAATTCAACGACAAGACGAGCATGGGCATCAGCTATTTTGAAAGCCACTTGGATGATGCCATCCGCTGGGCGAACGGTCCTTCCGGTTGGACTCCTTCCAACGTCAATAAGGAAAAGAAGCGCGGCATAGAGCTTTCCTTCCGTCAACGGCTCGATGATGCTTGGAGCTATGACTTGGGGTATTCGTATATCCGCACGGAAGTGGATGCCGGCGCGGGGCGCGGCTTTGTCTGGGAGAACGGCAACAGTCAGCCGAACGGCTATCGCCTCGGCCTGCACTATGCGAAGGGGCCATGGAAGGCGAATATCCTCGGACGTATCGGCACGGGGCTTGATGAAGCCGTTTACCTCGACCATAGCTATGCCATCTGGGATTTCAATGTCAACTATGATATTGAAAAGAACATGACGGCGTACTTCCGCATCAACAATCTTACGGATGAGGAATACTATACGCGCAAGTTGTCTTCTGGCTGGTTAGGAAATTCCTACTATCCCGGCACGGGTCGCTTTTACCAAATCGGCCTTACCTGCTCGTTTTGACGCTTGCATGATGAATGGCGCCTTCTGCCCGCATTTTGACAGGAGACGCCTTTCTCATACGTTTCGGTTGTTGTCGATGCCATCATTTTATGTAATTTCAGGAGGATTTTTTCATGGACGCAATTATGACAGGCATAGAGTTTTTCCACAAGGGCGGCTCCATCATGTATGTGCTGCTCCTTTGCTCGATCTTCGTCGTGACGATCGGCATCGAGCGTGCGATGTACTTTTCGCGCATGGACACAGGACGCGCCTTTACGCGGGAGTTTTATCAGTGCATGGCGAACGATGATTTTGCGGGGGCGAGGAAACTTGCCGAAGATCATCGCGGGGCGCTTGCCAACATTCTTTTCGGGGCGATGAAGCTCGTAAAGAAGGATTCGTCTCGCGTCTCCTCCTACATGGAGATTCAGTCGGGCATCGTGCTGTCGAAGCTTAGGAAGCGTCTCTATTATTTGAGCGTCATCGTGACGATGGCGCCGCTTCTGGGACTTCTCGGCACGATCAGCGGCATGATCTCGGCATTTTCCGTGTTCAACCTTCAGTCGGGACAGGCGACGGCGATCACGGGCGGCGTCGGCGAGGCTTTGATCGCGACTGCCATGGGGCTTTGTGTCGCCATCATCGCGCTCTCCGTGCACGCGTACTTCACGCAGCGCATTGAGAGCATTGTGACGGATATGGAGCAGTGCTTCTCACTTGTCGAGGGTGCGAAGGATGCGCTTTCTTCCAATGAGGGGGCGGCGCGATGAGGCTCAGGGACAGGAGGGGCTTCGACAAGCCCGAGATCATCATCATCCCGATGATTGACATCATGTTCTTCCTTCTCGTCTTCTTCATGCTCAGCACGCTCTACATGGTGAATCTCAAGACTGTCGACGTCAATATGCCGAAGGCGGCAAATGTAGAAACGCAGATGCGCGTGACTTATGTCGTCACGATGAAGAAGGACGGCAGCCTTTTCCTTGAGGATCAGCCCATCGCGGAAAAGACGCTTCTTGAGCGTGCCAAGGCGGAGAACGCGAGGAACGGCAACTTCTCCCTCGTGCTGCGCGCCGACCAGGATATCGACTATGGCATGGTCTATGCACTCCTCGACAAGTTTAAGGGCGCGGGCATCACGCGCTTCGGCCTTGCCGGTGAAAGCGCAGGGGGCAAGTGACGTATGGAGAATACGAGGGATAAATACAAGGCTCTCCTCGCGTCTCTCGGTGTACATCTCATCATCTTCCTCATTGCGGCAGCTGTCGGGGTCTTTTCCGTGGCGACGATGAAAGAGAAGAGCGATAACGTCGAGGTCGTCATTTACGACGAGGTGCAGGATGAGGGGAGTGAAGGCGGCGGCTCGCCGCCGCAGGTGGAAGCGACTCCGGCCGTCGATGAGGTTGTGATACCCGACAAGACTTTACCTCCCATCGAGCAGAAACCTCCCGAGGAGCCGGACAAGCCGAGTCAGAAGCGAGAAGCACATGCGGGCAATCCCCTGGGACAAGGCGGTGAAGGGAAAGGCGTCGGCACGGGAGTCGGCGATGGCAAAGGACCGGGCACGGGCGGCAAGGGTACGGGAGTCAGTCAGTCTGAGCCGCCGCCTCCGCCTCC of the Selenomonas sputigena genome contains:
- a CDS encoding TIGR00282 family metallophosphoesterase; this encodes MRVMLVGDVCGRAGREAFSRFTPGIRKEKAVDIVIVNGENSAGGKGFTRKSLDALYHGGADVVTSGNHVWDKKDVLEFIDDEPFLIRPANYPDGAPGKGYCIYPHRAKNIAVINMSGRVFMPDMDCPFQKIERILREIRDEADVIFLDFHAEATSEKAAMGWYLDGRVNAVVGTHTHVQTADERLLPGGTAYITDLGMTGPWDSVLGVRVDRVLEKFTTCRPVRFEVAEGPVVYSAVIVEVDDATNRTLSIERIMKKG
- a CDS encoding stage V sporulation protein S; amino-acid sequence: MEVLKVSARSNPNAVAGALAGVIRESGAAEMQAVGAGALNQAVKAIAIARGFVAPHGIDLVCVPAFADIEIDGEERTAIKLIVEPR
- a CDS encoding PHP domain-containing protein; this encodes MSSDLHTHTSYSDGKMTPEELVAAAKEAGLRYIAITDHDTVDGVTHLYEEGLLPAKGIGIIPGIEFSAHHEKREIHILGYNVDIYRRDLLDRLNDVGEARWSRFAEMVEKLQELGYGITETDVLKVAGTSKSISRSHIGRALVLKGCFSSVREAFDAVLSKGRPAYVSHYRLEPEEIVALIKNAGGTPVLAHPKLVGDDALVEHVLDLGIEGIEAFYPQHDTVDTQRYLGMAERRHLLVTGGSDFHGFASRYPQELGIFTVEDSFAEKLYKPRMNL
- a CDS encoding Asp23/Gls24 family envelope stress response protein, which produces MDVIAFVGPSGTGKSHRALLVAHQHQADAIIDDGILIKDGKIVAGSSAKMEKSKIMAVRRAIFVLPGHAEEVRSAIAECRPHRILILGTSENMVYKIVRILKLPTIEQIIHIEDIATQREMQKARDSRLKQGKHIIPVPTIELKPHASGFLIDPIQSFFRRNRTRRRKLGEKSIVRPVFSYYGKLIIDDLAIREMVVRIVHEKEYISEVGSVRVRHVWKGDEDRGLEISCSVVLTYGSHIPTLIKETQQRVRTKVEYMTGLFVREVDIMVQALYIEA
- a CDS encoding DNA-deoxyinosine glycosylase; translation: MPASSFTCVGFPPSIDANCTHIILGSMPGAASLRAQQYYAYPQNRFWRLMAYLLEGGEPPQDYTARLQMLLRHHIALWDSIASCEREGSLDSAIRAAKPNDFTALLAHYPRLSTFCLNGGKSADTFRRANKSLLKRDDLTFHALPSTSAANARWRFDDLVKAWKKALPLEE
- a CDS encoding ABC transporter substrate-binding protein produces the protein MKKSFFAIVLVVVCLLLTACRTAPEAAQGGAGSYTVTDSQGTVVTVPARPHRIVTLSMSTDEVMLGLVPPEDMAAVNGLLDDPVSSNVVDLAKKVEKRVGNPTVEELVALSPDLVIVPNWGDLAIVPSLREAGLTVVVCKGARNLAEIKETIVLLAQAAGVPERGEKLLAMMDEHLKGIEKKVSAIPESERKTVVLISLMSGYGGIGSSFDDACRYAGVKNGRSALGIRDGQVMTKEQLVEINPDILFVPTYNDHGKFDVDKFRKEYFDDPSLQTVKAIREHRLEEPTEAYIYNCSQDFVLGVQEIAYRAYGDAFAQGREEHLSAVE
- a CDS encoding TonB-dependent receptor plug domain-containing protein, giving the protein MKSKKIYGKDCLTRKVLAAFFASSLCCAPVFAAESDAADEATDNAVNDLGATVVTAERIPTERMDTPANVTVITAKEIAANHYATVGEAVEHVNGVTVTRMGGQQQELVRLNGDGRVLLLVDGERLNNEQGTSTGRSSVDLNMIPSMKNIQRIEIVKGGASALYGSDAVGGVINIITKKGVKNETTVDLSTGSWKTHSIELTNQGTDGNYSWFVTGAMTNGGNFDYNYRGSGYTMNSSDYRNRSFSVRLDGKIDERSSAHIYYGHRSVNAAQYSSTGASSTSSGKLTEVFNNVSASYRFKEGTAAPGFLRVFNNYKTATQGSEFNALLWGFDYQNGWQLDDKNTLIAGAEWHQSDSSNESEGHYKGKGITNKALYVQDTMKLGKLSFVPGVRVDNHSMFGTHWTPKAALNYRPDDATQFYASWGKVFKAPTADDLYYNDAYGLHGNPNLEPETGWTATVGMNHKFNDKTSMGISYFESHLDDAIRWANGPSGWTPSNVNKEKKRGIELSFRQRLDDAWSYDLGYSYIRTEVDAGAGRGFVWENGNSQPNGYRLGLHYAKGPWKANILGRIGTGLDEAVYLDHSYAIWDFNVNYDIEKNMTAYFRINNLTDEEYYTRKLSSGWLGNSYYPGTGRFYQIGLTCSF
- a CDS encoding MotA/TolQ/ExbB proton channel family protein, with translation MDAIMTGIEFFHKGGSIMYVLLLCSIFVVTIGIERAMYFSRMDTGRAFTREFYQCMANDDFAGARKLAEDHRGALANILFGAMKLVKKDSSRVSSYMEIQSGIVLSKLRKRLYYLSVIVTMAPLLGLLGTISGMISAFSVFNLQSGQATAITGGVGEALIATAMGLCVAIIALSVHAYFTQRIESIVTDMEQCFSLVEGAKDALSSNEGAAR
- a CDS encoding ExbD/TolR family protein; the protein is MRLRDRRGFDKPEIIIIPMIDIMFFLLVFFMLSTLYMVNLKTVDVNMPKAANVETQMRVTYVVTMKKDGSLFLEDQPIAEKTLLERAKAENARNGNFSLVLRADQDIDYGMVYALLDKFKGAGITRFGLAGESAGGK
- a CDS encoding energy transducer TonB; this translates as MENTRDKYKALLASLGVHLIIFLIAAAVGVFSVATMKEKSDNVEVVIYDEVQDEGSEGGGSPPQVEATPAVDEVVIPDKTLPPIEQKPPEEPDKPSQKREAHAGNPLGQGGEGKGVGTGVGDGKGPGTGGKGTGVSQSEPPPPPPPPPPPPPPPPKERIEASLRSEARPDYPPDLIEEDVEGSVTIKIFVASDGSIEDVAVISSSGYAEMDSAAVAAGYRFTFNPGDGGARGVWTKTFHFRLN